One Perca flavescens isolate YP-PL-M2 chromosome 9, PFLA_1.0, whole genome shotgun sequence genomic window carries:
- the sap130a gene encoding histone deacetylase complex subunit SAP130a — MSSQQFPRHGLPASSGGAPQIPAAGNLVSITQPSNPSDADSSRDTDHGHQDHPHAGGGGSLAFRDDKQETMVVRPYPQVQTLGQPQATPQTVAIKPGTPVTVPAPSVHLPQGQPAVLTEGQMKAVLKLPMPSRLIAPAPASNQGHIPIPSKVPGHITVTIESSIAPTPSIPVATISGQQGHSSNLHHLMPANIQIIRGSAPALQIGTPTVPPQTFTSHLPRGAAAAAVMSNPKTVLRPATGAGAGPGQPTVQHIIHQTIQSRPTVTTSTAVLPTVVAPISATRTQSPVISPAVTHSAEVAHGRPGLTIHPPPATVSIQRSQTSRDTATRITLPSHPAIGAQKPQPPHTMTQKPIFSPVTPVAAATVAPIVATNTVSSTTTIGSVPHSQMTSNNIVTMTMASHSSHATAVTTSAIPVAKVVPQPISSRVQSDYPGERTNLIPIPGHRSSPNSVTMEARSDNRPSVPVQFQYFLPAYSSSYPLTHTYTPISSSVSTIRQYPVTPQAPSSALPTQAGVGVATTVHLNHMQLMAVDRIGLPSAQISTQGIQQAPITAQGIQPAPIGVQGLHTSAPIGAQGLQQAPIVTQQQQQAQSEAKPGVVLADGFVASPISSTFSTTQPVATMVQAHAQGGVGGAPPLVSSPRPSILRKKPANEGCVRKNLIPAQPSEPGSGRIESGVRGAGSPRPAGVKPKAEVHMTVAPPVMATVEALPSQGGEQQGVSSNTQHLAQAIPTMLATPGPVPPSQPSTVLSALPAAVAVTPPVPASMANTVASPTQPAASSTAACAASSACPDLKIKQEVETMETSQPDPNSNLSSASALNTQASTLNTPAIGDLIPGASPRKKPRKQQHVISTEESEMVETNSTDEEKAPGRPITGRAERRESPPREYVDEEGVRYVPVRPRPPVSLLRHYRNPWKAAYHHFQRYSDIRVKEEKKGSLQDMANQRGVACRAQGWKIHLCAAQLRQLSSLEHDVYSRLSTLQEGLIPKKRAGSDDDLHRINELIQGNMQRCKLVMDQVTEARDTMMKVLDHKEKVLKLLNKNGAVKKSSKLKRKERA; from the exons ATGAGCTCCCAGCAATTCCCCCGACACGGGCTGCCTGCTTCCAGCGGGGGAGCACCTCAGATCCCTGCTGCAGGAAACCTGGTGTCTATCACTCAGCCGTCAAACCCATCAG ATGCTGACAGCAGTCGGGACACTGACCACGGGCACCAGGATCACCCCCATGCTGGGGGCGGGGGAAGCTTGGCGTTCAGAGATGACAAGCAGGAGACCATGGTGGTCAGACCTTACCCACAAGTACAGACGCTCGGCCAACCACAAGCTACTCCCCAAACCGTGGCCATCAAGCCTGGCACACCTGTGACTGTACCTGCTCCCTCTGTCCACCTCCCACAGGGCCAGCCTGCAGTCCTCACCGAGGGACAGATGAAG gctgtCCTGAAGTTACCTATGCCAAGTCGTCTAATTGCCCCAGCACCAGCTTCCAACCAGGGTCATATTCCCATACCCTCCAAGGTGCCTGGTCACATTACTGTCACCATAGAGAGCAGTATTGCTCCAACCCCATCTATTCCTGTGGCAACTATCAGTGGTCAGCAG GGTCACTCTAGCAACTTACACCACCTAATGCCAGCAAACATTCAGATCATTAGGGGCAGTGCCCCAGCACTGCAGATCGGGACCCCTACGGTCCCTCCTCAGACCTTCACATCCCATCTACCCCGAG gggctgctgcagcagctgttATGTCCAACCCCAAAACGGTCCTGCGGCCAGCCACCGGAGCAGGTGCGGGCCCCGGCCAGCCCACAGTGCAGCACATCATCCACCAGACTATTCAG TCCCGCCCTACTGTAACAACGTCTACCGCCGTGCTTCCAACTGTGGTGGCCCCCATTTCAGCAACTAGAACTCAGTCCCCAGTTATCAGCCCAGCAGTCACACACTCTGCAGAGGTGGCACATGG gAGACCAGGGCTGACCATTCACCCCCCTCCGGCCACCGTCAGTATTCAGAGATCTCAGACATCCCGTGACACCGCCACACGGATCACGCTGCCGTCTCACCCTGCAATTGGGGCTCAAAAGCCTCAGCCTCCGCACACCATGACACAG AAGCCCATCTTCAGTCCTGTAACACCGGTAGCTGCAGCTACTGTGGCACCAATAGTTGCCACTAACACCGTTtcgtcaacaacaacaatag GCTCTGTGCCACATAGCCAAATGACCAGTAACAATATCGTCACCATGACAATGGCATCACACTCCTCTCATGCTACAGCAGTGACCACCTCTGCCATCCCTGTTG CTAAAGTCGTCCCTCAGCCCATCTCATCCCGTGTGCAGTCGGACTACCCTGGGGAGAGAACCAACCTCATCCCCATCCCAGGCCATCGCTCGTCTCCTAACTCTGTCACCATGGAAGCAAGAAGTGACAACAG gccTTCGGTGCCTGTGCAGTTCCAGTATTTCCTGCCGGCGTACTCCTCGTCATACCCTCTGACCCACACCTACACCCCCATCAGCAGCTCTGTATCCACCATCCGCCAGTATCCTG TCACTCCTCAAGCTCCGAGTTCAGCGCTGCCCACCCAAGCTGGAGTAGGCGTGGCGACCACTGTCCATCTAAACCACATGCAGCTGATGGCAGTGGATCGGATCGGTCTCCCATCTGCACAGATCAGCACCCAAGGAATCCAGCAAGCGCCGATCACTGCGCAGGGCATTCAGCCTGCACCAATAGGAGTGCAGGGCCTGCACACGTCTGCGCCAATTGGCGCACAAGGACTACAGCAGGCGCCAATAGtcactcagcagcagcagcaagcgCAGTCTGAAGCAAAACCTG GCGTTGTTTTGGCTGATGGCTTTGTAGCTAGCCCCATCAGCAGCACATTCAGCACCACCCAGCCAGTTGCCACCATGGTGCAGGCACACGCCCAGGGAGGAGTAGGGGGAGCCCCCCCTCTGGTGTCCTCCCCTAGACCCAGTATCCTCCGCAAAAAGCCCGCTAATGAAGG ATGTGTCCGTAAGAACCTGATCCCCGCCCAGCCCAGTGAACCCGGTAGTGGCAGAATTGAGAGTGGCGTGCGGGGAGCGGGATCTCCCCGACCTGCAGG AGTGAAACCCAAAGCTGAGGTGCACATGACAGTGGCCCCTCCTGTCATGGCTACGGTGGAGGCACTGCCTTCTCAGGGAGGAGAGCAGCAGGGCGTGTCCTCAAACACCCAACACCTGGCCCAAGCCATCCCCACCATGCTCGCCACACCGGGGCCTGTTCCTCCCTCCCAGCCCTCCACTGTCCTCTCAGCCCTGCCAGCAGCCGTGGCTGTAACTCCCCCCGTCCCTGCTTCAATGGCCAACACTGTGGCCTCCCCCACTCAGCCTGCAGCAAGTAGCACTGCAGCATGTGCTGCCAGCTCTGCCTGCCCAGATTTGAAAATTAAGCAGGAGGTGGAGACCATGGAAACCTCGCAGCCAG ATCCCAATTCAAACTTGTCTTCAGCCTCAGCCCTCAACACCCAGGCCTCCACCCTGAACACTCCCGCCATAGGAGACCTGATCCCTGGGGCCTCCCCGAGGAAGAAGCCCCGCAAGCAGCAGCATGTTATTTCTACAGAGGAGAGTGAGATGGTGGAGACCAACAGCACAGATGAGGAGAAGGCTCCAGGCAGGCCCATCACCGGCAGGGCTGAGAGGCGCGAATCTCCACCAAGGGAATATGTTG ATGAGGAAGGAGTGCGTTATGTACCGGTCCGGCCTCGACCACCTGTTTCTCTTCTGCGGCACTACAGGAACCCCTGGAAAGCTGCCTACCACCACTTCCAGAGGTACAGCGACATCCGGGTCAAAG agGAGAAGAAGGGCAGCTTACAGGATATGGCCAACCAGAGAGGAGTGGCATGCAGAGCACAAGGCTGGAAAATTCACCTGTGTGCTGCACAGCTCAGGCAGCTG TCGAGTTTGGAGCATGATGTGTACAGCCGCCTCTCCACCCTTCAAGAGGGCTTGATTCCTAAGAAGAGAGCAGGCTCCGATGATGACCTGCACCGAATCAACGAGCTTATACAG